GCAGGGGTCCGTATGCCTTCACCGATCGGCCAGACCGTCTCCATCATTGGCGGTCTCGTGCTTGGGACAGCAGCGGTTCAGGCAGGGATCGTCTCGCCGGCGATGGTCATTGTGGTCTCGCTGACAGGAATCTCCAGTTTTGCTACACCTGCCTTCAACATGGCGCTCTCCATCCGCATGCTGCGGTTTATCATCATGGCGATCGCCGCATTTATGGGATTGTATGGCATCGCCATATTCACTATTATGCTGATTGCTCATCTATGCAGCCTGCGCTCGCTCGGGGTTCCTTACATGACGCCTATCGGTCCCTTTGTTCCGGGGAATCTGAAGGATACCTTCATCCGCTCCCCGCAGAGCTTCACGAGGCTCAGAAAGCGGCTAGTCAACAACAGCAACCGCTCTTCAGCCTCTCCCGCAGGGAAAAGGGCCGCCGGGAGGAAATCTGATGAACGGTAAGGGGCTACTGCGCCTGATCGCCGTAGCGGTGCTGGTCCTGCCGCTTGGCGGCTGCTGGAACAGCCGTGAATTGAATGAGCTGGCCGTTGTAAGCGGCATAGGGATGGATCTTGTCCCGGAGACAGATGAATACCGGGTCACCTTTCAATTGGTCAATCCGTCTTCAACATCGACAAGTACCTCTCCCGGAAGTGGCAAACCTGCTGTAGTGGTGGTAACGGCCACTGACAAAACGATGTTCGGCGCGCTGCGGCGGGCGTCGAAGCATGTAACCCGCCAGCTTTTTTTTGCCCATACCCAGCTTATTGTACTTGGGGAGCCCCTGGCGCGGGATGGTATTAACGATATCTTCGACATCTTCGAGCGGTCCCATGAGCTGCGGCTCAATTCAGAAATACTGGTCGCCCGTGGCAGCGATGCCGCCTCTGTCTTGAAGCTGCTGACCCCTGTAGAGAGTCTGCCTGCTCTGGGGCTGGTCAAAAAAGCGCAGAATACCTCCAGTGTCTGGGGGGAGAACCGGCCAATCAGCGTATTTGATGTCATTCACGGCATTACTGGAGAAGGTGATCTGACGATCAATGCGGTGAAGATCAAGGGAGATGCTCAGGAGGGGGAGAAGAAAAGCAATCTGGAGGGGTCAGAGACCCTGACCGAGACGGTGATGAACGGGCTTGGGGTGTTCAGACAGGGAAAGCTGCTCTACTGGATGAAGGACTCAGAAGCACGGGGCACCGAGTGGCTGCTTAACCAGATAGATGAAACCGTGCTCGATATTGATGCGGATGACAAAAAAGAGTCCGTTGCCGTCAATATCATCTATTCCAGAACGGAGGTAAAAACCACGATGGAGAACGGTCTTCCGGTCTTTCATGTGACGATTGCGGAGGAGGGAAGCGTTAATGAAACAGACAGCTTCGTGGATCTCAGCAAGCGGGAAGAAATTATGAAGCTTGAGCAGGAGCTGGAAAAGAAGACGAGGATTGAGGTTATGCAGGCTTTTGAGAAGGGACAAGAGCTGGAGAGTGATATTTTCAATTTCGGCAATGAGCTGAAGCGGACGAATCCGCAGGAATGGGCAGCGCTGGACGGGGACTGGGGCCAGATCTTCGCGAAGGGCAAGCTGGATCTTAAGATCAAGGCTTACATCCGCAGTACCGGCATGAGTCTGAAACCCTATATTCCGGAAGGTAAATAATCGGTTTAACCGCAGAAATCAGGTGATTGGTGTTATGAAAAAAGAAGCGATCAGTCCGAACCAGCTGCTTGCGTTGATCATTCTGTTTGAGCTGGGAACCGCCGTGCTTGTCCCTATCGGCCTGGAGAGCGGCCATTCGGTCTGGCTCGCGATTCTGATGG
The sequence above is a segment of the Paenibacillus sp. FSL R7-0204 genome. Coding sequences within it:
- a CDS encoding Ger(x)C family spore germination protein, yielding MNGKGLLRLIAVAVLVLPLGGCWNSRELNELAVVSGIGMDLVPETDEYRVTFQLVNPSSTSTSTSPGSGKPAVVVVTATDKTMFGALRRASKHVTRQLFFAHTQLIVLGEPLARDGINDIFDIFERSHELRLNSEILVARGSDAASVLKLLTPVESLPALGLVKKAQNTSSVWGENRPISVFDVIHGITGEGDLTINAVKIKGDAQEGEKKSNLEGSETLTETVMNGLGVFRQGKLLYWMKDSEARGTEWLLNQIDETVLDIDADDKKESVAVNIIYSRTEVKTTMENGLPVFHVTIAEEGSVNETDSFVDLSKREEIMKLEQELEKKTRIEVMQAFEKGQELESDIFNFGNELKRTNPQEWAALDGDWGQIFAKGKLDLKIKAYIRSTGMSLKPYIPEGK